The sequence TAGAGGACAGGTTGTGTCCGGTACTGCGCGCAGAATGGAGGACATGCAGAAGACGTCCTCCCGGCTGCTCGCGCTGCTCTCGCTGCTCCAGGCCCGCCGTGACTGGCCCGGCGAGGACCTTGCCGAGCGTCTGGGCATCACCACGCGCACCGTGCGCCGTGACATCGACCGCCTGCGCGAACTCGGCTATCCGGTCAAGACCGTCAAAGGACCCGCCGGCGGATACCGCCTGCAGGCCGGCACGCACCTGCCACCCCTGCTGTTCGACGACGACCAAGCCGTCGCCCTGGCCGTCGCGCTGCAGACCGCAGCCACCGGCACCACCCTCGCCGAAGACGCCGCCCGCGCACTGGCCACCCTCCGCCAGGTCATGCCGCCTCGCCTGCGCCACCGCATGGACCTGCTGCGCATCACCACCGTCCAGCCGCCCACGGCCCGCAACACTCCCCAGGCCGGCGCCGAGGTCCTGATGGACCTGAGCCGCGCCATCCATGCCCGCGAGGAACTGCGCTTCGACTACGCCCCAAACGGCTACGCCCCAAGCGACTACGCCCCAGGCACGAGCACCTCGGCCGATGGCCCTCGCCGGGTGCAACCCCACCACCTGATCACCTGGCATCAGCGCTGGTACCTCGTGGCCTGGGACCTCCATCGCGAGGACTGGCGTACCTTCCGCGTCGACCGCATCCGGCCCCGCACACCCACCGGCCCCCGCTTCACCCCTCGTGAACTTCCCGGCGGCGACGTCTCCGCCTTCATCACCAGCCGGTTCCGCGGCAAAGACGGCACCACCACCGACTGGCCCTGCCAAGGCGAAGTCATCCTCCGCCTCCCGGCCGCCGACGTCGCGCCCTTCGCCCAGGACGGAGTCGTCGAGGAACTCGGCTCCCACCACTGCCGACTCACCCTCGGCTCCTGGTCATGGACCGGACTCGCCGCCGCCATCGGACGCTTCGACACCGATATCGAAGTCATCGGCCCACCCCAACTGGCCACCGCATTCCGGGACCTCGCCGCCCGCTACGCCCACGCCGCAGGCACCACAAGACCGGAGACCGGCCCGGCGCGGTGAGAACGGAACTCACCGCGACGCTCAAGTCTCCCGAACCTCCGAGGCCGGCCGGACTGACCCGCCCCCGGCCCTCATTGGATGTTGTTGCCTCGCGACGGCCTGACCTCGGAGATGCGAAGCCGGGTGAGACGCCGAAGCCCGGTCGTCTCACGTGATGTTGTCGGTCAGCCGCGTTTTCGAAGCCGGTGACTGCCTACGGCAATGCCCTGCCCCGGACTGTCTCACCTGCCTTGTTCCTGACGTGCGAGCCGGGTCTCTGAAGTGCGCACCGGGCAAGGTCAGGTGAGACGGAGGCAAGGTCTCGTGAGACGGGACAGAAGGGCTCGACGCGACGGCCGGCAAGGGCAAGCACGGCGGGCGGCGGCCCGCCATCACCGAGGACATGCTGCACACCGTGCTCCGGCGCCGCGCGAACCGCGAGCCGGTCGAGCCGATCCAGCGCTGTTCCACACGAGGACGGCGCCCACCTCTCCCCGTTCGTGCGGCATCACATCACCGTGCACGGCCACGGCCGGTAGTCCTTCCAGCTCCCTGACCTGCCTGGTTGCCTGCGGCCCTGGTGGGATCCGGACGCCGACGACGATCAGTAAGCCGGTCGGCGCCGGCGCGTTGGTGCAGAGGGTCAAGGCACGAGCGGGCTGGTCCGCGGCCGGCGGCACGAGCAGGCTCGTCGGTCCCGGCACTCATGCTGATCGCAAGGCCGGGCGCCGCACCTATCCCCTAGACCGGTGTTCCGGCGAACGCCATGCCGGCCGGTGGACGGCCCGAGTGCCAAGACGGCGTAGGTTGCCCTTGCACCGGCCGTCACCTCTCGTGCTGTTGGCGTCGTCGGGACGGCGGCAGACGCCCTGGTCACGATCCCGGTCGGCCGGCTGGGCAGAGAGTCTGGTCGATCGCGTCCCGTGTCCTCTCGCGCGATTCCGGCGCGGTGGTGAGCAGAGCATGCATGATCATTCCCTCGAGCAGGGCGTCCAGGCGGGCGGCGCTGTCCGGGCTGGTGAAGCGGGCCAGAACGGTGCGGCTGCCCTCTGTCCAT is a genomic window of Streptomyces sp. Edi2 containing:
- a CDS encoding WYL domain-containing protein, with amino-acid sequence MQKTSSRLLALLSLLQARRDWPGEDLAERLGITTRTVRRDIDRLRELGYPVKTVKGPAGGYRLQAGTHLPPLLFDDDQAVALAVALQTAATGTTLAEDAARALATLRQVMPPRLRHRMDLLRITTVQPPTARNTPQAGAEVLMDLSRAIHAREELRFDYAPNGYAPSDYAPGTSTSADGPRRVQPHHLITWHQRWYLVAWDLHREDWRTFRVDRIRPRTPTGPRFTPRELPGGDVSAFITSRFRGKDGTTTDWPCQGEVILRLPAADVAPFAQDGVVEELGSHHCRLTLGSWSWTGLAAAIGRFDTDIEVIGPPQLATAFRDLAARYAHAAGTTRPETGPAR